The following is a genomic window from Oryzias latipes chromosome 12, ASM223467v1.
tcTGACAAAGACGTCCGTCAAAACATGTGAATGtgaaacacaaccgtgtctgataaaagAAGAACCTAAAAAGTCAGTTATCGATACAGACATGAACGGTTTTGGACTAAACCATCTCTCTTCTTCACTCCTCTTCATTTCCATCCGGTCCCAACAAAAAACGGTCATAAATATAAACACtatcaataaagtttagtctaaattacaaaaggggtttattcacaTAGACTCCCAGTGTGTCTGAAGGTTCATAACCTCATGTTGTAACAGTTAAATCTGTCCAacaaagaggccttcagctctgatctgtctgctcagctgctggacaggacaggtaaaaaaaatccagacagAAAAACCCGTCCGGGGTTCGGACCAGGACCTCCTCGCCgtgaggcgagagtgctaaccactgctccacatGCTGCCCTGCACTCAGATTTCACTTATTGCAATAGTTTTACAATGTTCATTTTAATAGACGAGagtttgtgggtttttgtccactaaaaatgtagaaattgattcttaaatattttgtattaatacaaacttttttcacggcacatttaaagaaatgactTTCAACGACGTGTTCGACCCGGTGGCTCAGATTTTCTGTAGCTAATGATCCAATCAATAGAAGCAGGGacgtccagtttagtttagtctgtttgttagttcactttagtattttcctattgaattctatgtatttatggtccttttgtttttatgttgaacttttttaaatttgcgaTACGAaacccatcgagacgactgttgttgtgaatttgggctacacaaataaaattgaatggaattgaatggagcttttatgtctggctgtaaatcatttttcagttgttttttgttgttaaagtcACATTTGTTGTCACGTTCTTTGTGTGAAATTTGAGcgtttgacccctcccctgggggagtggtcagacatttggtggtttaaccccccacccaccccttcATGCTGAGTGTCAGGCAGGGAGGCACTGgctcccatttttagagtctttggtaggACTTGggctggatttgaactcacaaccttcagGGCTGAGgacggacactctaccacagctGTTGTCATGTTTGGAAATGGTTTAAAGCAAGAATAAAGCATGAAGAAGACCAGCAGAGGTGTGTATCCATACAAAGACGCATCAGACGGAGGATGACTAGTCATGAAATCCTCCAACGTTCTCATGAATTCAGTTCTTCCTCTGAAACAGAAACGCACTTTGGGATGTAGAGGTGACTCGATGGAGGCATCACGGTTGTTAAGAGGAGAAGTGAACGTCTACATCTGCTTTAGCTCACgtttcatgtttgtcttttgttcGTCTGATGAGCTGGACGGTCCTCCGGTGGAGGATTCAGACCAACTTTCTTCTTCTGTCCCCAGCTGAAACCACGTACCACAACATCCCCCTGGAGGACGGCAGCGTGGTGGAATACTGCACCACCACTGTCAATGACGCCACCCCCGCCGTCATGGCGACCGTTGAGACTCCGGTGGAGATGCTGGCCTCGTCCTCCGCCTCGCCGCCGCCGCCTGCGAGTCAGGCCAAACCTCAGGAACTGAAGAGCCGCATCGCCCTGAACTCCGCCCGCCTGCTGCAGGAGCAGCGGGTGACAAACGTCCACATCCGGCAGATCGCTCAGCACCTGGAGGGCCAAAACGAGCTGCTGCAGATGATGCGGCGCTCCCAGGAGGCCCAAGCGCTGGCCCAGGAGCGGCAGGCGCAGGCCCTGGAGGGCACGCAGGCCGCCATGATCGCGTTGGTGCAGATGCTCAGACCCGCGCTGAAAGACCTGCGCcggttcctgcagagcggctcTGAGGCCGCAAACGTTTGCAGCTCAACGACCGGAGGGAAAGCGGAGGAAGGGCGAGAGGACCACAGAGCCAAAACTCCCCCTCCTCTGCAGCCGGCGGAGGACGCGCAGTAGTCTGCGTCCCAGAGGCGACACGGGTGCCTGAGACGCTGCAGGATGGACGGACGACGTGGACGGCTGATTGGGtcaaaagccccccccccccccggcagcGGACGCCCCCCCTTTGGTCAGGACTGTGGACGCAGCAAACCGGACGGGTGTCACTTGTTGTTGTGGCTGCTACAGACTTTCCTCCAAACCTTTTTTAGAAGCCGGTTTTAGCTTCAtggtt
Proteins encoded in this region:
- the naif1 gene encoding nuclear apoptosis-inducing factor 1; translated protein: MASAAKKRKMNFSEREVEIIVEEIEKQKHTLVNHFNAGVTHMAKNNAWVDILRKVNAVTTCPRELPEVKKKWSDMKTEVRRKVAQARAAIEGTSADCATVPVILSAMQQRICNLLGEATIISLPAGDSDAELTLPVTVSAGAAVALAEALPAGPVCDDPKALNAETTYHNIPLEDGSVVEYCTTTVNDATPAVMATVETPVEMLASSSASPPPPASQAKPQELKSRIALNSARLLQEQRVTNVHIRQIAQHLEGQNELLQMMRRSQEAQALAQERQAQALEGTQAAMIALVQMLRPALKDLRRFLQSGSEAANVCSSTTGGKAEEGREDHRAKTPPPLQPAEDAQ